Within the Wolbachia pipientis genome, the region AGGTTTCTTAATTCCAAGTAGCTGTAAAATAGTAGGGGCAATATCGGATAACTCCTATGATGTCATTCCAGTGCTTGACACTGGAATCTAATCTTTCACTATCAAAGATATTATTTTTAATATAAGATTACAACTTAATCTTTAATCTGGATTCCAATGTCAAGCACTGGAATGACACCTTTCCGGTGTCTCAAACTACAACAGCTGTGCATATCCAGTTAGAGAGTAATGCGAAAAATTATACAATCAACGAACTACCTGTCATCTCATCAGGTTTCTTAATTCCAAGTAGCTGTAAAATAGTAGGGGCAATATCAGATAACCTTCCGTCTCTTAGTTTTAGATTATCGCAAGACACAATAAATGGCACTTTATTTAGAGTGTGCGCTGTATGAGGTGTATTATTTTCTTCATCGAACATACATTCCACATTACCATGGTCTGCAGTAACAATTAATGCAGTGTTACTTGACTTTTTAACAGCACTCAGCACTTTCGCAAGACAATCATCTACAGCTAGCACAGCTTTCCCGGCTGCTTTTATATTACCTGTATGCCCTACCATATCAGGATTAGCGTAATTTACAACTATCAGTGCGAATTCTTGGGAGTGAATTTTTTCTACAAGCTTTTCTGTGAGCTCAAAGGCTGACATTTCGGGCTGCAAATCGTAAGTTTGAACTTTCGGTGAGGGAATGAGTATTCTTTCTTCACCAGAGAAAGGTTCTTCTTTTCCACAATTGAAAAAGAAAGTCACATGAGCGTATTTTTCGGTTTCGGCGATGCGTAATTGTTGCAATTTATTGTCTGCTATTACCTGTCCTAAAGTGTTAGCAAAAGATATAGAAGGAAAAATATAAGGAATTTTGAGATCTTCTTTATATTTCATCATGCTTAAAATTGAAGAGAGTTTTGCTATTTCAGTATGGTTTGTTTTACTAAGCAAAATACTTGCTAATTGTATCATTCGATCAGCACGAAAGTTAGCCAACAGCACTCCATCTTCTGGTTTTATACCTTGATGGTCACCTATTACTGCGGGCCTGACAAACTCATCAGTTATGTTATTTTGATAACTTTCATCAATCAACGATACTGCATTATCATGACGAGGTGCCTTTGCAAATGCGATAGCCTCATAAGCTTCAATTGTTCTCTCCCACCTGTTATCACGGTCCATAGCATAGTAACGCCCAGAAACAGTAGCAATTCTTATGTCATTTCCCTTTATACTCTTTATAAATTCTTGAATGCATTTTTTTCCTGAATTTGGTAATGTGTCTCTGCCATCTAAAAATGCATGTATCACCACTTTGATTCCATGCTGTGATATTTTATTTGCTAAAGTCGAAATATGCTTTTGATGCGAATGAACACCGCCATCTGACACTAATCCCATTATATGGCATACTCCGTTCTTACTTTTTAGATTACTAATAAAACTTTGTAGATTTACATTGTTTTCTATTGTTCCAATCTCTTGATTAATGCACTGAAGGCTTTGCATTACTACTCTACCACTGCCAATATTCATATGGCCAACTTCTGAATTACCTATTTGACCACCAGGTAACCCAACATCAGTTCCACAGGCGGACAAACTGCATTTTGGATAATTAGAGCTAATATATTGCCAACAGGGTGGATTTGCGTTGCTAATAGCATTATATTTACTGCTTTCTACTCCATTTCCCCAGCCATCTAGTATGCATAAAACGATTGATTTAATGCCCATATAAGATTAACACTAGAATTTCATAGAGAAGAGCTCCCGAGCCGGATTCGAACCAGCGACCAATTGGTTAACAGCCAACTGCTCTACCACTGAGCTACCGAGGAATAAACCGTCTTTAATTTATCACGTTGAACGTTGATTGTAAACGTTTTTTGTATACTTTGTAAGAGCCTGTTCAAATTCACTTCGCTTTATTACTTCAACAGTTGCACCAATAATATCTTTTATTTGCGTTGCAAAATTCCCTCCTGTATAGCCCGCATCAACCAGTATATTCTTAACTCCAGAAAGGTTTTCTTTTGCATTGTTGACCATTCTCACAGCACTAGTTGTTCCTGCAGTTGCTACATAAATTGCATGTCTTGAGTATCAACTGCGATATGGCCCTGAGATTTTTTTACTAGCGTCTAGCCTTTTTCTTCAGCAGTATCTGCGTTCTTTACACTCTGAGCATCAATTATGTACAGATTTAGCTGTAACTATAAATGTATGGATTTTTTATCGTGCCATGTTATAATTAATGTCTTGCTAAAAATTAAATATTGATGAATGAATTAAGAAAGTTAAGCATTACACAAATGCATGATGGGCTTAAAAAGAGGAATTTTTCTGCTGTTGAGCTTATAGAAGCACACATCGATGCAGTTGAAAATGAAGAGTTAAATGCATTTATAACAAAAACCCCAGAGATAGCAATGAAAGCTGCTAAAGTTGCAGATGAATATTTCTCTAGGCAAAAAGATGATTTAATCTTGCCGCTCATGGGTATACCAGTTGGCATCAAAGATCTATTCTGTACAAAAGGAATCAAAACAACAGCATGCTCAAGAATGCTGGAAAATTTTGTTCCGACTTACGAATCTACAGTGTCTGACTTGCTTTTAAAAAGTGGAGCAGCCATGCTCGGTAAGCTTAATATGGATGAATTTGCTATGGGTTCTGCGAACACCAATAGCTATTTTGGTCCTGTTGAAAATGTGTGGGTTAGAAAAAGTGACGAAGAAAAAGTTGTTCCTGGTGGATCATCTGGTGGATCTGCAGCATCGGTTGCTGGATTTTTATGCGCTGGAGCGTTAGGAAGCGACACCGGTGGATCTGTACGCCAACCAGCAGCTTATTGTGGAGTAGTTGGAATAAAACCAACTTATGGAAGGTGCTCGCGTTTTGGTATGATTGCATTTGCGAGTTCTCTGGATCAAGCAGGAGTCATTACTCGTTCTGTCTCTGATTCAGCATTAATGCTGGAAGTAATTTGTGGCTATGATAAAAAAGATTCAATATCGAGCAAAAAGCCAGTACCTGAATTTTCTAGCTTTATAAATGGTGATGTCAAGGGTAAGTGTATTGGTATACCAAAAGAATATAGGATGGATGGAATTTCAGAGGAAATAGTTCATAATTGGGAAAGAGTTGCTTCCTATTTAAAAGAAAATGGCGCTGAAGTTGTTGACATTACTCTGCCACATACTAAATATGCAATACCGGTTTATTATTTAATCTGTTCTGCTGAAACTTCATCCAATCTTGCTCGTTACGATGGTGTGCGTTATGGATTAAGGGTTGATACTGATACCCTTGAAGAAATGTATTCACTAACAAGAGCAGAAGGTTTTGGTAAAGAGGTGAAAAGAAGAATTTTAATTGGCGCTTATGCGCTTTCTTCAGGTCATTATAATGAATATTACGAAAAAGCGCAGTGCATTAGAGCATTAATCAGAAATGATTTTATAAAAGCGTTTGAAAAAATAGATTACATACTTGTGCCATCTGCTCCAACAGAAGCTTTTGGCTTAAATGAAAAGCCAGATCCGCTAATTATGTGCATCAATGATGTGTTTACCGTGCCAGCAAGTCTTGCAGGATTGCCTGCTATTTCTGTTCCTGTTGGGCTTTCCAATGAGGGTTTACCACTTGCCTTGCAAGTGATTGGAAATTATTATGACGAAGCTGGAATATTAAATGTGGCAAGTGTGATAGAGCAAAATTGTGGCAGAACAATTAGCTCTCTTACATAATCTGTTTTCTGATAGTAATTTTACATTAAAATTTGCTAACGAAAAAACTTCCTTGACAAACCCCGCCAGCCCCCTTATCATGAAAGTGAAGCTATTTTATTTAACTTCGCAATCTCTGCAGCAGATTAAAATGACAAGAAAACTTGTATTTGGCGTACTATTGTTTAATTTTTTGCACTATGTGCACCGTATGTCTTTATAAAATTTCTAGGTTTTTACCTACATAAGCTGAAACGCGCTTATAAAGCGTTCAAGACATCACCCAACGTCAAATTTTAAAATAGAGAGTGTAATGACTAGCTACCACGGGTTTTCTATGCCTTTTTTTTCTGCCTAGTAAATTTCTTAAATATTAAAGCTAAGGTTAGTTGCCGTTTAAAAGCAGCTAAATTGCAGCGTTTAAGACTTAAAAAACGCCAATACTGAAAATAGACAATGACTAGGGCTTCTTTTGCCTTTTTTTTCGTTTGATAAATTTCTTAATGTTTGTAGCTAAAGTAACTTAAGACCTGCTGAAAAAGGTGATTGAAAAAATGATGTGAGAGAGGTAGAAGAAGAATAAGCAGATCAAGTAAGGAAAAAAAATGAGCTTTAGTTACTATAATATGAAAAAATACCCAAGAAACTTTCGTAATATAACAGGTTTAACTATAGAGGAGTTCGAAAAAGTAGTGGAAAAAGTGAGGTCTGGATGGGAAAAACAGAAAAAGTGTCATGGTAGAAGATCAAAACTACCAACTCTGGAAGATAAGTTGTTTTGCGTAATTTTGTACTATCGCACTTACATAACACATAGATTTTTAGGATGCCTATTCAATGTACACAACGCAAATGTATGTAGGTTACTTAAGAGAATAGAGCCATTACTCGCCAAAAAAGTGACTATAACAAAAGATAGAAGTATGACGCCAGAAAAAATACTGAAGATTTTGGCTGATGTTACAGAACAGCAAATACAGAGACCAGAAGATAGTAAAAAACGGAAGAAATCATATTCAGGAAAAAAAGAACCAACACTATGAAAACTGAGATTATTATCGAAGAAGGAGGAAGAATTTTATCAGTGTCAAAGTCATACCGTGGTAGAATTAGTGATTTCCGCATAAGGAAACAAGAAAAATATTTACCACTTGATAGCATAAAACATGCCGATTCTGGATATCAAGGTTGGCAAAAATTGCAAAGCAATGTTATAATTCCATATAAAAAGTATCGTAAAAAGCCATTAACTCCAGAGCATAATAGAAGATTAGCATCATTTAGAATGAGAGTAGAAAACAAGATCCGAGAGATAAAGATATTTAAGATTATGTCGAATGTTTATCGCAATTTTCAGAAAAAATATAACCTGAGGTTCAATATTATTGCTGGTATTGTAAATCTTAAGCACGCCTTTTAGTTAACCTTGATTTTAGTCACCCTCCTTTCCTTTTTTTTATCGCTTGATTCGCAGCAGGTCTTATGTTAAGAGATACCGCGGTGGTATGATGTAGGGGTTGCCGAGAACTTGTCATTCCAGTCTGGAATCCAGAAAACTTAACTTTAAATAAGTGGCTGTACGATAAAGACTAGATCCCAGTGTCACGCACTGGGATGACATTATTAGGAGCACTGGGATGACAAAAAAGGGGCTACTCGGATGACACCGTCTTGGATGGAAAGGCTGGATTCCAGACTGGAATGACATCATAGTGGCACTGCCGTCATAAAGGAACCAGTGTCAGCTACTTAGATTTACAACCACTCCCCTACCCTTTCTAGCTGTTTATAGCTGTTAAATCTCAGAAAATATGGAGAGGCAATAAAAGGTGTGGAATTACTTAAATAATTAGATAAAAAACCAGGCAGATCATTTTTTAATTCTTGCATTTTGTATCTATAATTTTGTATAGAAACAACTTTTATTTTATCATAATCAAGTTTCCAATAAGCAAGTTCTGAGACTTTTCTTTTTGTTATATGTTCTACCGCTAAGGCTTGTAAAATTAATTGCGGAAAAAACCCCGACATCACTTCTTCATTGGAAGGTGGTGAACCAAGTTTATAGTCTATAATTGCTATTTGCCCACTTGGTAGATACTCAACTCTATCACATCTTGCTGTCAGTAAAATTTCTTGTGGCCTATTCGTCATCCAAGCAGTTTCATACTGATCACAAGAACTAGCGTCACGCGCTGGAATATGAAATATCGGACAGGAAAAGCTCTTTTCCAACTCAACATAATTGCTTCGAGTCTTATCAAATTCGACAAAAGATTGAATTATCCTTTGCAGTCTTACCCACCACATATTTGAAAAATTAAACTGACTAGTCGAGAATGCTTCTCGTACAATGCTCATCAGCGACTTTTTGTTGCGTAAATATCTTGCAAGAATGTTGTGTACCATAGTGCCAAATTCCAATATCGATGGCTTAAAATTCAAGTCTCTTAATTGTTTAAGGCCCAGTATATATTCAACGTAAAATGAATAAGGATTACGAATTAGCTTTTCTATTGCACTGCAAGACATCACCTGCATTTTTTCTTTTCTAACTTCGGTTTGAGGTTTTGGCATAGGCTGAGTATATGGAACAGTACATTCAGGCGTATTTAATACCCTCAACCAATCACGATACGGCTGTTTCCCCTCCTTAAGCAGAATTTCCAAACGCTGCAATAGAATTGGTTTTCTATGGCTTAGCGATCTTGTAATATAAACCTTACTTGCACAAAACAAATTGTGTAAAGTATAAAAAAAATACCCCTGCTCTTCTTGCGCAGAAGGAAGGTTAAATTTTTCTCTCGTAAGTGCATTCAAAAGCGGCCCTTGAAAGCTTGGCGCTTCATTAAATCCAGCGAGTATTACAACCTTGTTGTGATATAAGCTGAATTTATTCAAGTCATTTGCTACAGAGAAAAACTCTTTCTCTAAAAATAAGGTCAGAATTTGGCTATATAACTCTAAGGAGCACTTAATTTCTATACCTTCACATGCATTTGAGAAATTACAGGTAAAATTACCTATTTCACTATTTAGCTCTGAAAAATTTATACCAGATAATATATTAATACACTGCAAATGAGTTGCCACCACATCAGAAATAGGGCAATTTATAGAGTTAAGCAAAAGATTAAGTATAGCCTCTAACTTACTGATAATAAGTAATATATCTTCTTTATATTTTAGCTTTTTATGGGCATTGATAGCATCTATAATATCTTTAAGGCCATTTGTACTAAAGTTGCGTAATATCTCTATTTCAAATTCAGATAAAATCTGAGAGTACTCTTCTTGAGTGTAATCAAAAGTCACTAGCCTATGTTTAAGGAGCGAAAGTAATGACACACTGCTCCAATTTGAGGTCAAAACTTCGATACTATAAAGTAGGAGTGTTATATAAGGATAATTTTCCGGTATGGCACTGTGTTGCCTTGATAAACATGCTATACGAGCTGCAAGTAATTTATCAAAGACAACCAAAGAAACGTTTTCATAACCTTCATTCTCTATAATTAATGATGTCACTTGTGCTTCTTCCTCTCTGGAATCACAAGTGATGACTTCAATATTGCCAATTGATCTATCACCAACTTTGCTCAGTTCGGCAGTTGTATCAAAAACATAGTCAGTTACTTCACTCTCTATAGTGTTCAAGCAGCTAACATCCCTTCTATCCACTTT harbors:
- the gpmI gene encoding 2,3-bisphosphoglycerate-independent phosphoglycerate mutase; protein product: MGIKSIVLCILDGWGNGVESSKYNAISNANPPCWQYISSNYPKCSLSACGTDVGLPGGQIGNSEVGHMNIGSGRVVMQSLQCINQEIGTIENNVNLQSFISNLKSKNGVCHIMGLVSDGGVHSHQKHISTLANKISQHGIKVVIHAFLDGRDTLPNSGKKCIQEFIKSIKGNDIRIATVSGRYYAMDRDNRWERTIEAYEAIAFAKAPRHDNAVSLIDESYQNNITDEFVRPAVIGDHQGIKPEDGVLLANFRADRMIQLASILLSKTNHTEIAKLSSILSMMKYKEDLKIPYIFPSISFANTLGQVIADNKLQQLRIAETEKYAHVTFFFNCGKEEPFSGEERILIPSPKVQTYDLQPEMSAFELTEKLVEKIHSQEFALIVVNYANPDMVGHTGNIKAAGKAVLAVDDCLAKVLSAVKKSSNTALIVTADHGNVECMFDEENNTPHTAHTLNKVPFIVSCDNLKLRDGRLSDIAPTILQLLGIKKPDEMTGSSLIV
- the gatA gene encoding Asp-tRNA(Asn)/Glu-tRNA(Gln) amidotransferase subunit GatA, which encodes MNELRKLSITQMHDGLKKRNFSAVELIEAHIDAVENEELNAFITKTPEIAMKAAKVADEYFSRQKDDLILPLMGIPVGIKDLFCTKGIKTTACSRMLENFVPTYESTVSDLLLKSGAAMLGKLNMDEFAMGSANTNSYFGPVENVWVRKSDEEKVVPGGSSGGSAASVAGFLCAGALGSDTGGSVRQPAAYCGVVGIKPTYGRCSRFGMIAFASSLDQAGVITRSVSDSALMLEVICGYDKKDSISSKKPVPEFSSFINGDVKGKCIGIPKEYRMDGISEEIVHNWERVASYLKENGAEVVDITLPHTKYAIPVYYLICSAETSSNLARYDGVRYGLRVDTDTLEEMYSLTRAEGFGKEVKRRILIGAYALSSGHYNEYYEKAQCIRALIRNDFIKAFEKIDYILVPSAPTEAFGLNEKPDPLIMCINDVFTVPASLAGLPAISVPVGLSNEGLPLALQVIGNYYDEAGILNVASVIEQNCGRTISSLT
- a CDS encoding PD-(D/E)XK nuclease family protein, with product MGRVFTVNVDESFFNVLVQHIFSEYEREKIPEIKIILPCKRDVIALLSAFKNYNAKKCIILPEIVSLENIDEEDLILNLDRVKVINPTKRMLLLIQFILEWNRKNNDNFPIDLAYSLPSLLQSTQTMNCYQFDEHSKKIENFISLLIESWNKILKDLGVVDILEHKSDYINNMIISLQKDQHIIFVGIGRDKSLIKAIYDLPFGKIILPNLNLKIKEKDWQSLDKKHYQYCLKDLLDYLKVDRRDVSCLNTIESEVTDYVFDTTAELSKVGDRSIGNIEVITCDSREEEAQVTSLIIENEGYENVSLVVFDKLLAARIACLSRQHSAIPENYPYITLLLYSIEVLTSNWSSVSLLSLLKHRLVTFDYTQEEYSQILSEFEIEILRNFSTNGLKDIIDAINAHKKLKYKEDILLIISKLEAILNLLLNSINCPISDVVATHLQCINILSGINFSELNSEIGNFTCNFSNACEGIEIKCSLELYSQILTLFLEKEFFSVANDLNKFSLYHNKVVILAGFNEAPSFQGPLLNALTREKFNLPSAQEEQGYFFYTLHNLFCASKVYITRSLSHRKPILLQRLEILLKEGKQPYRDWLRVLNTPECTVPYTQPMPKPQTEVRKEKMQVMSCSAIEKLIRNPYSFYVEYILGLKQLRDLNFKPSILEFGTMVHNILARYLRNKKSLMSIVREAFSTSQFNFSNMWWVRLQRIIQSFVEFDKTRSNYVELEKSFSCPIFHIPARDASSCDQYETAWMTNRPQEILLTARCDRVEYLPSGQIAIIDYKLGSPPSNEEVMSGFFPQLILQALAVEHITKRKVSELAYWKLDYDKIKVVSIQNYRYKMQELKNDLPGFLSNYLSNSTPFIASPYFLRFNSYKQLERVGEWL